A genomic segment from Nicotiana tabacum cultivar K326 chromosome 9, ASM71507v2, whole genome shotgun sequence encodes:
- the LOC107765654 gene encoding uncharacterized protein LOC107765654, with translation MNNQETFFTKVFFQYYMKMKNQLFLFQWLLLLIFSRTSISVKPHKIPRLTPLLENILRDSNTLSSSSSFTLPKEFETYYYTQTLDHFNYGPKSYSTFKQRYIINSKYWGGSNSNSPIFAYLGAESSIDSDPLGIGFLTDFAPRFKALLVYIEHRYYGKSIPFGTMEEALKDEDRRGYFNSAQAIADYAELLLHVKEKFSAQNSPIIVIGGSYGGMLASWFRMKYPHIALGALASSAPILYFDDITPQNGYYSIVTKDFKEVSKTCYRTIRKSWSIIDKIASRNNGLSYLSRKFKTCSHLNSSSELKDYLDSIYATAAQYNKPPTYPVTVVCGGIDGAHKGSHVLDRIHAGIVASQGNLTCYNTNFYNQPSETSMGWRWQTCSEMVMPIGRGKNDTMFYSAPFNLDEFIDACKSNYGVSPRPHWITTYYGGHDVKLILHRFASNIIFSNGLRDPYSSAGVLQDISHSLRAVHTRNGSHCLDILTSKPTDPEWLTMQRKTEVEIIEGWITKYYADLNALKYGKMP, from the exons ATGAATAACCAAGAAACATTCTTTACCAAAGTCTTTTTTCAATATTATATGAAGATGAAGAATCAACTTTTCCTATTCCAATGGCTTCTTTTATTGATCTTTTCAAGAACATCAATTTCTGTAAAACCTCATAAAATCCCAAGGCTTACACCACTTCTTGAAAATATACTTAGGGATTCTAataccctctcttcttcttcttcttttactcTACCAAAAGAGTTTGAGACTTATTACTATACACAAACACTTGATCACTTCAATTATGGACCTAAAAGTTATTCCACTTTTAAGCAAAGATACATAATTAATTCTAAGTATTGGGGTGGTTCTAATTCAAACTCCCCAATTTTTGCTTATCTTGGTGCTGAATCTTCCATTGATAGTGATCCTCTTGGTATTGGATTTCTCACTGATTTTGCCCCTCGTTTTAAGGCTCTTCTTGTTTACATTGAG CATAGGTATTATGGAAAATCAATACCATTTGGAACAATGGAAGAAGCTCTAAAAGATGAAGATAGAAGAGGTTATTTCAATTCAGCACAAGCTATAGCTGATTATGCAGAACTTCTACTGCATGTTAAAGAAAAATTCTCAGCACAAAATTCTCCGATAATCGTCATTGGAGGATCCTATGGAGGAA TGCTTGCTTCGTGGTTTCGAATGAAGTATCCTCATATAGCTCTTGGTGCTCTAGCTTCATCAGCTCCTATTCTTTATTTTGATGACATCACTCCACAAAATGGTTATTATTCGATTGTGACTAAGGATTTTAAA GAAGTGAGTAAGACTTGCTACCGAACTATACGAAAATCATGGTCTATAATTGACAAGATTGCTTCTAGAAACAATGGACTCTCCTATCTCAGTCGGAAATTCAAGACTTGCTC GCACTTGAATAGTTCTTCTGAGTTGAAGGATTATTTGGATTCAATATATGCAACAGCAGCTCAGTATAACAAGCCACCAACATATCCAGTGACAGTGGTTTGTGGAGGGATTGATGGTGCACACAAAGGAAGTCATGTTCTTGATCGTATTCATGCTGGAATTGTTGCATCTCAAGGGAATTTGACTTGTTACAACACAAATTTTTATAATCAACCTAGTGAAACCAGCATGGGATGGAGATGGCAA ACATGCAGTGAGATGGTGATGCCTATAGGGCGAGGCAAAAATGATACAATGTTCTATTCAGCTCCTTTTAATTTGGATGAGTTCATAGACGCATGCAAGAGTAACTATGGTGTCTCCCCTCGTCCACACTGGATCACAACTTATTATGGTGGACAT GATGTCAAATTAATTCTTCATAGGTTTGCTAGCAACATCATTTTCTCTAATGGGCTAAGAGATCCTTACAGTAGTGCAGG ggttttgcaagacatatctcaTAGTCTACGAGCTGTCCACACGCGTAACG gtTCCCATTGTCTAGACATTCTTACTAGCAAGCCAACTGATCCAGAATGGTTAACCATGCAAAGGAAAACAGAGGTTGAAATCATTGAAGGATGGATAACAAAGTACTATGCTGATCTCAACGCCCTCAAATATGGCAAAATGCCCTAA